One segment of Deltaproteobacteria bacterium HGW-Deltaproteobacteria-4 DNA contains the following:
- a CDS encoding DUF4350 domain-containing protein, with product MTVFQRLFLATLLLIAITCSAAAADKRPVVLFDEAHGEKFLPLQEGPLALTELGKIFAGQGFTIRSAKELLTPALLAEVDAVVISGPFAPFSPEEIDALFTFVEKGGRLSIMLHVAPINSRLLARFDVVHSNGVIREEEQAQIDGEALNFHVTRLDHEPIFTGIDHFAVYGCWALLTEGKFARIVASSGEKSWIDLNKDRNYSAQDARQAFGIIALGEVGKGNFVIFGDDAIFQNRFLTGANRQLAENLVQRLKR from the coding sequence ATGACTGTTTTTCAGCGGCTTTTCCTGGCCACCCTTCTCTTGATCGCTATCACCTGCTCCGCCGCTGCCGCGGACAAAAGACCTGTTGTTCTCTTCGATGAAGCGCATGGCGAGAAATTTCTCCCTCTGCAGGAGGGTCCGCTTGCCCTGACTGAGCTCGGCAAAATCTTCGCCGGTCAGGGTTTCACAATTCGCAGCGCCAAAGAACTCCTGACTCCGGCCCTACTTGCCGAAGTCGATGCCGTGGTTATCTCCGGCCCCTTTGCCCCTTTTTCCCCGGAGGAGATTGATGCTCTTTTTACCTTTGTCGAAAAGGGCGGGCGTCTGTCCATCATGCTCCACGTAGCGCCTATCAACTCCAGGCTACTGGCCCGCTTTGATGTTGTCCATTCGAACGGAGTCATTCGTGAAGAGGAGCAAGCACAGATCGATGGCGAAGCGCTCAATTTCCATGTCACACGTTTGGACCATGAACCGATCTTTACCGGAATCGATCACTTTGCCGTCTACGGCTGCTGGGCCCTGTTGACCGAAGGGAAATTCGCACGGATCGTTGCCAGCAGTGGCGAAAAATCCTGGATCGACCTTAATAAGGATCGCAACTACTCTGCGCAGGACGCCAGGCAAGCCTTCGGAATAATCGCTCTTGGCGAAGTAGGGAAAGGGAATTTCGTAATCTTTGGTGATGATGCCATCTTTCAGAATCGCTTTCTCACTGGCGCGAACCGCCAACTCGCCGAAAATCTGGTGCAGCGACTGAAACGCTAA
- a CDS encoding Rrf2 family transcriptional regulator, giving the protein MKLTTKTRYGVRALFDMAFHAGTLPVQVKDISRRQDISPRYLEQIFQVLKKAGLLHSKRGPQGGYSLARLPAEISLLDIIIATEGRIALLDCSEEGEGRKKKGESTPCERMEHCVTQSLWAEAGQHLETYFASVTLKDLCDKARALGIERELDHRFMYFI; this is encoded by the coding sequence ATGAAGCTGACAACTAAAACCCGTTACGGCGTTCGCGCCCTCTTTGATATGGCCTTTCACGCCGGCACCCTGCCGGTGCAGGTCAAGGATATCTCCCGGCGCCAGGATATCTCCCCCCGTTACCTTGAACAGATATTTCAAGTGCTTAAAAAAGCAGGACTTCTCCACAGCAAGCGCGGGCCGCAAGGGGGGTATTCTCTGGCGCGCCTGCCGGCCGAGATCTCCCTTCTCGATATTATTATTGCGACCGAAGGGAGAATCGCTCTCCTCGATTGCTCCGAGGAGGGGGAGGGGAGGAAGAAGAAGGGAGAGTCGACTCCCTGTGAGCGGATGGAACATTGTGTCACGCAGTCTCTTTGGGCCGAGGCCGGCCAACATCTGGAGACTTACTTTGCGTCGGTCACGCTCAAGGATCTCTGTGACAAAGCGCGAGCCCTTGGTATTGAGCGGGAGCTTGATCACCGCTTCATGTATTTTATCTAG
- a CDS encoding thermonuclease, whose protein sequence is MPDFRWQTFVLIISLLLCSVLGAAAAEVRGRVSWIYDGDTIKVDGVGKVRLLGIDTPERKASERDKSFRRAGIAPKQLRRGAKQATDFLIRTAKGQVVTLTFDRERRDHYGRTLAYVTLTDGRLLNRELLREGLACVYRRFDFRMKDDFIRVEAAARAGGHGLWSQE, encoded by the coding sequence ATGCCCGACTTTCGCTGGCAAACCTTTGTCCTGATCATCAGTCTCCTCCTCTGCTCCGTTCTCGGCGCTGCCGCGGCTGAGGTCCGCGGCCGGGTCAGCTGGATCTATGATGGTGATACGATCAAGGTCGACGGGGTCGGCAAGGTACGCTTGCTCGGCATCGATACCCCGGAAAGGAAGGCCTCGGAGCGCGACAAAAGCTTCCGGCGCGCCGGAATTGCTCCCAAACAACTGAGGCGCGGGGCGAAACAAGCAACAGACTTTCTGATCCGCACCGCCAAGGGACAGGTCGTTACTCTGACTTTTGACCGGGAGAGGAGGGATCACTATGGTCGTACTCTTGCTTATGTCACGCTCACTGACGGTCGACTGCTCAACCGCGAACTTCTCCGCGAAGGCTTGGCCTGTGTTTATCGTCGTTTCGATTTTCGCATGAAAGACGATTTTATCCGGGTGGAAGCTGCAGCACGGGCCGGCGGTCATGGCCTTTGGTCTCAAGAATAA
- a CDS encoding phosphate/phosphite/phosphonate ABC transporter substrate-binding protein: MSRIGSGLILGLALVCICGCQREEPLKVKLSERTVVTDSSPGTETQKPLTVSVGSMITPQAGYGYYRQLIDYLSGCLGRKIDSIDPGNYAETNRLLQTGEADFAFVCGGPYVSGHERFGLELLVAPVVNGKTVYYSYLIVPAESTTRHLSDLRGKSFVFTDPQSNSGKLVPTAMLARLGQTPEQFFSSITYTYGHDRSIQAVADNIVDGAAVDSLIWEYIAVTQPALTAKTRIIERSEPFGIPPVVTSPHLSPELRKVLQQALLTIHEDPHGLKILKGMNIERFVLIDDSAYDGIRRLEGESGPLPTPTATK, encoded by the coding sequence ATGAGCAGGATTGGCTCTGGCTTGATCCTGGGCTTGGCATTGGTCTGTATCTGTGGTTGTCAGCGTGAAGAGCCATTAAAAGTCAAATTGAGCGAGCGTACCGTGGTCACTGACAGCAGTCCCGGGACAGAGACGCAGAAGCCCTTGACCGTCAGTGTCGGTTCGATGATCACCCCCCAGGCCGGCTACGGCTACTATCGTCAGTTGATCGACTACCTGTCCGGTTGTCTGGGGCGAAAGATCGATTCGATCGATCCTGGCAACTACGCCGAGACCAACCGCCTCCTGCAAACCGGCGAAGCCGATTTTGCCTTTGTCTGCGGCGGCCCCTATGTCAGTGGTCACGAGCGCTTCGGACTTGAACTTTTGGTCGCGCCGGTCGTTAACGGGAAAACGGTCTACTACTCCTACCTGATCGTGCCGGCGGAGAGCACGACCCGTCATCTCTCCGATTTGCGCGGCAAAAGCTTCGTCTTTACCGATCCCCAGTCGAACTCCGGCAAGCTGGTGCCGACTGCGATGCTGGCCCGTCTCGGCCAGACCCCGGAGCAATTTTTCAGTTCGATCACCTATACCTACGGACACGACCGATCCATTCAAGCGGTGGCGGATAACATTGTCGACGGTGCTGCCGTCGATAGTCTGATCTGGGAATATATTGCCGTCACCCAGCCCGCCTTGACCGCCAAGACCCGGATTATCGAACGGAGCGAGCCCTTCGGCATTCCGCCGGTGGTGACTTCGCCGCACCTCTCCCCGGAATTGCGCAAGGTGTTGCAGCAAGCCTTGCTGACTATTCACGAAGATCCGCACGGGCTCAAGATTCTCAAAGGGATGAATATTGAACGCTTCGTCCTGATCGACGACAGCGCCTACGACGGTATCCGGCGACTGGAAGGCGAATCCGGTCCTCTCCCGACTCCGACGGCAACCAAATGA